The following proteins are co-located in the Desulfatitalea tepidiphila genome:
- the hisC gene encoding histidinol-phosphate transaminase has protein sequence MSPVASEGGHRFDEMKVMKLPIPDYIQNIAPYVPGKPIEELEREYGISDSVKLASNENPLGPSPKAIAALDRALARLHRYPDGAGYELVERLASHLKVTAREIVLGNGSDDLLGMLARVLLKPGDEVVVPDPSFLMYTIVAQSAGATPVKVPLKQLCIDLDGMLERIGPRTRMVFVCNPNNPTGTVAGRQAFESFLAAVPPHVLVVVDEAYFEFVRDRNAVSGLNYLKAEQTVVTLRTFSKAYGLAGLRVGYGVMPVPLAGYLNRVRMPFNVNSLAQAAAVAALDDVDFLKHTLDTVHQGLDFLYRELGRRGFQAFPSEANFLLIDVQRPADDLFERMLRQGVIVRSMRAYGYPQYIRLSVGRPEDNQRFLTALDRACAPGAQVQ, from the coding sequence ATGTCGCCGGTGGCGTCCGAAGGCGGACACCGATTCGATGAGATGAAGGTCATGAAACTCCCCATTCCCGATTATATCCAGAACATCGCGCCATACGTCCCGGGCAAGCCCATCGAGGAGCTCGAACGGGAATATGGTATCTCCGATTCGGTCAAACTGGCCTCCAACGAGAATCCATTGGGGCCCTCGCCCAAGGCCATCGCGGCCCTGGATCGGGCCCTCGCTCGCTTGCACCGCTATCCGGACGGGGCCGGTTACGAGCTGGTCGAACGATTGGCCTCACATTTGAAAGTGACGGCCCGGGAAATTGTATTGGGCAATGGCTCGGACGACCTGCTCGGCATGCTGGCGCGGGTCCTGCTCAAGCCCGGCGACGAGGTTGTCGTCCCCGATCCATCGTTTCTCATGTACACCATCGTGGCGCAGAGCGCCGGTGCCACGCCGGTCAAGGTGCCCCTGAAACAGCTCTGCATCGATTTGGATGGGATGCTGGAACGCATCGGGCCTCGGACCCGGATGGTGTTCGTCTGCAATCCCAACAATCCCACGGGAACCGTCGCTGGCCGCCAGGCCTTCGAATCGTTCCTGGCCGCCGTGCCGCCCCATGTGTTGGTGGTGGTGGACGAGGCCTATTTCGAATTTGTCCGCGATCGGAACGCCGTGTCCGGGCTTAACTATTTGAAAGCCGAGCAGACGGTGGTGACCCTGCGGACCTTCAGCAAGGCATATGGCCTGGCCGGATTGCGGGTGGGCTACGGCGTCATGCCCGTACCTTTGGCCGGGTACCTGAATCGCGTGCGCATGCCCTTCAACGTGAACAGCCTGGCACAGGCCGCGGCCGTTGCGGCCTTGGATGATGTGGATTTCCTTAAACATACGTTGGATACGGTACACCAGGGGCTCGATTTCCTGTATAGGGAATTGGGCCGTCGCGGATTTCAGGCGTTTCCCAGCGAGGCCAATTTCCTGCTCATTGATGTGCAACGACCGGCCGACGACCTGTTCGAACGGATGCTTCGCCAGGGGGTCATCGTGCGCTCGATGCGGGCCTATGGCTATCCCCAATATATTCGTCTGAGCGTGGGGCGTCCCGAAGACAATCAACGGTTTTTGACCGCCCTGGATCGGGCTTGTGCGCCGGGTGCTCAAGTCCAATAG
- a CDS encoding 2-oxoacid:acceptor oxidoreductase family protein has translation MQSEVMFAGFGGQGIMLIGKILAHAAMEEGYEVAWIPSYGPEMRGGTAYCMVVIGDQPIGSPIIKNPSHLVAMNRPSLQKFVSTIKSGGVVMINSSLIPDDVQRNDVDVLKVPVVEIATDNGSSKAANIVALAAFVARTKLVPLETLKRCIEEEFQSRPKLIPLNMKAMEAGVAAANN, from the coding sequence ATGCAAAGTGAAGTGATGTTTGCCGGTTTCGGTGGACAAGGCATCATGCTGATTGGAAAAATTTTGGCCCATGCCGCCATGGAAGAGGGGTATGAAGTGGCCTGGATTCCCTCCTACGGACCGGAAATGCGCGGAGGCACGGCCTATTGCATGGTCGTCATCGGTGATCAGCCGATCGGCTCACCGATCATCAAGAATCCTTCCCATCTGGTCGCCATGAATCGGCCCTCGCTGCAAAAATTCGTTTCGACCATAAAATCCGGCGGCGTGGTGATGATCAATTCGTCTTTGATTCCCGACGATGTGCAGCGTAACGATGTGGATGTACTTAAAGTGCCGGTGGTGGAAATCGCCACGGACAACGGCAGTTCAAAGGCAGCGAATATCGTGGCACTGGCGGCCTTCGTGGCCCGCACCAAACTGGTTCCCCTGGAGACCCTCAAACGGTGCATCGAAGAGGAGTTCCAGAGCAGACCCAAGCTCATACCGCTGAACATGAAGGCCATGGAGGCCGGTGTCGCAGCGGCAAACAATTAG
- a CDS encoding thiamine pyrophosphate-dependent enzyme, whose protein sequence is MAKLFQRPKSMFDVSTHYCPGCTHGVIHRLVAETIDALDIRGRTVGIAPVGCAVMAYNYIDCDFQEAAHGRAPAMATGIKRVRPDLMVFTYQGDGDLASIGMGEIVHAANRGEKFTTIFVNNAIYGMTGGQMAPTTMPNQRTTTSPFGRKTEEVGMPIRMAELLATLRTPGYITRQTVIKPKHIQKAKKAIERAFVYQMENRCFSFVEVISTCPTNWGMTPKDAVQWAEDVLLPYYPLGDKKTPDREVTEKLVAAAGAA, encoded by the coding sequence ATGGCCAAGTTATTTCAAAGACCCAAATCCATGTTCGATGTGAGCACCCACTACTGTCCGGGATGCACCCATGGCGTGATCCATCGGTTGGTGGCCGAAACCATCGACGCATTGGACATACGGGGACGCACCGTGGGTATTGCACCCGTAGGCTGCGCCGTTATGGCTTATAACTATATTGATTGCGATTTCCAGGAGGCCGCCCACGGGCGGGCGCCGGCCATGGCCACGGGCATCAAGCGAGTGCGGCCCGACCTGATGGTGTTCACCTATCAGGGGGATGGTGATCTGGCGAGCATCGGCATGGGAGAGATCGTCCATGCCGCCAACCGGGGAGAAAAATTCACCACCATTTTTGTCAACAACGCCATCTACGGCATGACCGGGGGGCAGATGGCACCCACGACCATGCCCAATCAGCGCACCACCACATCGCCCTTCGGTCGGAAGACCGAGGAGGTGGGCATGCCCATTCGCATGGCCGAGTTGTTGGCCACGCTAAGAACTCCCGGTTACATTACACGGCAGACCGTCATCAAACCCAAGCATATTCAAAAGGCCAAAAAAGCGATCGAGCGCGCTTTCGTCTATCAGATGGAAAATCGGTGTTTTTCTTTCGTGGAGGTGATCAGCACCTGCCCCACCAACTGGGGGATGACGCCCAAAGATGCCGTCCAGTGGGCCGAGGATGTGCTGCTGCCGTATTACCCATTGGGTGACAAGAAAACCCCGGACAGGGAAGTGACGGAGAAGCTGGTCGCCGCAGCCGGCGCCGCATAA